A DNA window from Niabella yanshanensis contains the following coding sequences:
- a CDS encoding GNAT family N-acetyltransferase, giving the protein MQKGTRSDKALIVDILTKAFNDNKSVNYIIQQDKRRMERIRELGNYSCEMCLRFGEIFISEDQTACALILFPDRKRTTAGSVVCDLRLIIKAMGLSNLPRALKRNKAISKVHPPGFLYHIWYIGVEPQQQGKGTGSLLLRELIARARRLNRKPVLETSTKQNVPWYQKHGFTIYRQLNFGFDFYCMKL; this is encoded by the coding sequence ATGCAAAAAGGAACGCGCAGCGACAAAGCGCTGATTGTTGATATATTAACGAAAGCGTTTAACGATAATAAAAGCGTTAACTATATTATTCAGCAAGACAAACGCAGAATGGAGCGCATCCGGGAGCTGGGTAACTACTCGTGTGAAATGTGCCTGCGGTTCGGGGAAATATTTATTTCTGAAGACCAAACCGCCTGCGCACTTATTCTTTTTCCCGACAGGAAACGAACGACAGCAGGATCGGTTGTATGCGACCTCCGGTTGATTATTAAGGCGATGGGATTATCCAATCTACCAAGAGCACTAAAACGCAACAAGGCGATCAGCAAAGTACATCCGCCGGGATTTCTTTATCATATATGGTATATAGGCGTTGAACCTCAGCAACAGGGTAAAGGTACCGGGTCATTGTTGCTCAGGGAGCTGATAGCCAGAGCCCGAAGGCTCAACAGGAAGCCCGTGTTAGAAACTTCAACAAAGCAGAATGTGCCCTGGTATCAGAAACATGGTTTTACTATTTACCGCCAGCTCAATTTCGGATTTGACTTTTACTGCATGAAATTATAA
- the dnaA gene encoding chromosomal replication initiator protein DnaA encodes MEKNADKVWSNCLKIIKDIVEWQHYKTWFEPIKAISLKSNVLVIQVPSQFFFEYLEEHYVNLLAKTLKRELGKEARLEYRIMVDSGNSKNKPLTMDVPGTGYKTYSNNEMDFPLVVNNSVKNPFVIPGIKKMQIDPQLNVNYTFDAYVEGDSNRVARRAGKTVADKPGANSFNPLVVYGGVGLGKTHLVQAIGNEVKRLHPNKIVLYVSSEKFINQFMDHSRNGAINDFIHFYQLIDVLIVDDVQFFSKAEKSQDAFFAIFNHLHQSGKQLVLTSDKSPKDLDGVQERLLSRFRWGLSADLQIPDYETRIEILERKMKADGLDMPKEVVKYIAYNINSNVRELEGALISLLAQSSLNRRDIDLELAKKVLRNFIKSSSKEITIDTIQKMVCDYFDVAYDKLLQKTRKREIVQARQITMYLAKAFTKNSLKTIGEHFGGRDHTTVIHSCQTVKDLMDTDALFRENVLELHQKVQLAAM; translated from the coding sequence ATGGAGAAAAATGCCGACAAAGTTTGGTCTAATTGTTTAAAGATTATAAAAGATATAGTAGAATGGCAGCATTACAAAACATGGTTCGAACCTATTAAGGCAATTTCTTTAAAAAGCAATGTATTAGTTATACAGGTACCCAGTCAATTCTTTTTTGAGTACCTCGAAGAGCATTATGTAAATTTATTAGCGAAAACACTGAAGCGTGAGTTGGGTAAAGAGGCTCGGTTAGAATACAGGATAATGGTGGATAGCGGTAATAGTAAGAATAAGCCGCTTACAATGGATGTACCGGGTACGGGTTACAAAACATATTCCAATAACGAAATGGACTTTCCGCTCGTGGTGAATAATTCTGTAAAAAATCCCTTTGTCATTCCAGGCATTAAAAAAATGCAGATTGACCCGCAATTGAATGTGAATTACACGTTCGATGCCTACGTGGAAGGTGACAGTAACCGGGTAGCCCGAAGAGCAGGAAAAACAGTAGCGGATAAGCCCGGAGCCAATTCTTTTAATCCTTTGGTAGTATATGGGGGCGTAGGGCTTGGTAAAACGCACCTGGTGCAGGCAATAGGCAACGAGGTAAAGCGCTTACATCCTAACAAAATAGTACTGTACGTAAGTTCAGAAAAGTTCATCAACCAGTTTATGGACCATAGCCGCAATGGCGCCATTAACGATTTTATACACTTCTACCAGTTGATAGATGTATTAATTGTAGATGATGTACAATTTTTCAGCAAAGCTGAAAAATCACAGGATGCCTTTTTTGCAATATTCAATCATTTGCACCAATCCGGTAAACAGCTGGTTCTTACATCTGATAAATCGCCGAAAGATCTGGATGGGGTGCAGGAGCGCTTACTAAGCCGCTTCAGATGGGGGCTCAGTGCCGATCTTCAGATCCCCGATTATGAAACCCGCATTGAGATACTCGAAAGGAAGATGAAGGCCGATGGATTGGATATGCCTAAAGAAGTGGTGAAATATATTGCTTATAATATTAACAGCAATGTAAGAGAACTGGAAGGTGCCCTGATCTCTTTATTAGCCCAATCTTCATTGAATCGCCGGGATATAGACCTGGAACTGGCCAAGAAAGTATTGCGTAACTTTATTAAATCATCCAGTAAAGAAATTACGATCGACACCATTCAAAAAATGGTATGCGATTATTTCGATGTAGCCTACGATAAATTATTACAAAAGACCCGTAAACGCGAAATTGTTCAGGCCCGGCAGATTACTATGTACCTGGCCAAAGCCTTTACTAAAAACAGTTTGAAGACTATTGGTGAACATTTCGGCGGACGTGATCATACTACGGTAATACACTCTTGTCAGACAGTGAAAGACCTGATGGATACCGATGCGCTGTTCCGTGAGAACGTGCTGGAGCTGCACCAGAAAGTGCAATTGGCAGCGATGTAA
- a CDS encoding DsbA family protein, with amino-acid sequence MSLKKDDEPIIEPKDIFVGKKDAPVILMEFGEYESEDCAKANEIVKQILTDYEGQVKFNFRHFPQTRIHQRSLKAAEAAIAAAQEDKFWEMHNVLFQNRRNLGTTSLKLHSKDAGVKNKNFLEELVNGTYGWQVQDDLKEGLDRGVKEVPTFFVNSEMIKGKPTYASISAAIDAALKNGKKTAASKSKVAPKKAAAATAKSKK; translated from the coding sequence ATGAGCTTAAAGAAAGACGATGAACCAATAATAGAACCTAAAGATATTTTTGTGGGTAAAAAAGATGCTCCTGTTATCTTAATGGAATTTGGTGAGTACGAAAGTGAGGATTGTGCAAAAGCTAACGAGATAGTTAAGCAAATTCTTACCGATTATGAAGGCCAGGTAAAGTTCAATTTCCGCCACTTTCCTCAAACAAGAATTCACCAGCGAAGCTTAAAGGCCGCAGAAGCAGCTATTGCTGCAGCGCAGGAAGATAAGTTTTGGGAAATGCACAATGTATTGTTTCAGAATAGGAGGAACCTGGGCACTACCAGTCTGAAGTTACACTCTAAAGATGCAGGGGTAAAGAATAAGAATTTCCTGGAAGAGCTGGTTAATGGAACCTATGGCTGGCAGGTTCAGGATGACCTTAAAGAAGGACTGGATAGGGGGGTTAAGGAAGTGCCGACTTTCTTTGTCAATAGTGAAATGATAAAGGGCAAGCCTACCTATGCTTCTATAAGCGCGGCTATTGACGCTGCATTAAAAAATGGTAAAAAAACTGCTGCTTCCAAATCTAAGGTTGCACCTAAAAAAGCAGCTGCTGCTACAGCAAAATCAAAGAAGTAA
- the clpB gene encoding ATP-dependent chaperone ClpB — MNLGNFTIKAAEAFQQAQQLAFNAQNPNIETEHILKALLEQEDSPVDYLLKKNNVTINLVDNKLNELISKLPKSSGEPAQQISRDANNVVLRAGAALKQFNDEFITPEHLLLAIVEGNDATGKLLKDAGLTAKGLVTAIKELRQGSTVSSQTQSQEFNALNKYAKNLNELARQGKLDPVIGRDEEIRRTLHILSRRTKNNPILVGEPGVGKTAIAEGIAHRIVNGDVPENLKSKIIYALDMGLLIAGAKYKGEFEERLKGVVKEVSGSDGEIILFIDEIHTLVGAGGGDGAMDAANILKPALARGELRAVGATTLNEYQKFFEKDKALERRFQKVMVDEPSVEDAISILRGLKDKYETHHHVRIKDDAIIAAVELSSRYITDRFLPDKAIDLIDESAAKLRLEMNSMPEELDRLDRQIRQLEIEREAIKRENDEEKLKQLNTEIANLSVERDTLKAKWSEEKELVEQIQNAKAGIESLKVEAEQAERNGDYGKVAEIRYGKIKEEEERIAKLTKELQEDSEKRLLKEEVDAEDIAESVAKSTGIPVSKMMQSDKEKLLHLEAHLHERVVGQEEAITAVADAIRRSRAGLSDPKKPIGSFIFLGTTGVGKTELAKALAEYLFDDEGMMTRIDMSEYQEKHTVSRLVGAPPGYVGYDEGGQLTEAVRRKPYSVVLLDEIEKAHPDVWNVLLQVLDDGRLTDNKGRVVNFKNTIIIMTSNIGSHLIQEAFEGVSEKNLEEVTEKAKVQVMSLLRETVRPEFLNRVDEIIMFQPLLKKDIIGIIKIQLEGLKRQVLQNSGLQLHFSDYALDFLAEQGFDPQFGARPLKRLIQKEIVNQLSKRILSGDVDRNTPILIDVFDNTVVFRNETHESKTV; from the coding sequence ATGAATCTGGGAAATTTTACAATAAAAGCAGCGGAGGCTTTTCAACAAGCTCAGCAACTGGCATTTAATGCTCAGAACCCCAATATAGAGACAGAGCATATTTTAAAAGCTTTATTGGAGCAGGAAGACTCTCCGGTAGATTATCTTTTAAAGAAGAATAATGTGACCATCAATCTGGTAGATAACAAACTCAATGAGTTGATATCCAAATTGCCAAAGTCATCAGGAGAGCCGGCGCAGCAGATCAGCCGCGATGCCAATAACGTAGTATTGAGGGCGGGAGCTGCCTTAAAGCAGTTCAATGACGAGTTCATTACTCCCGAGCATTTATTGTTGGCCATTGTGGAGGGTAATGATGCTACCGGCAAATTATTGAAAGATGCAGGTCTTACTGCAAAGGGATTGGTTACTGCTATTAAAGAATTAAGGCAGGGGTCAACCGTATCTTCTCAAACACAGTCACAGGAGTTTAATGCGTTGAATAAGTACGCCAAGAATTTAAATGAATTAGCGCGGCAAGGCAAGTTGGATCCGGTAATTGGAAGGGATGAGGAGATTCGTCGCACCCTTCATATTTTGAGCAGAAGAACCAAGAATAATCCGATTTTGGTGGGAGAGCCCGGTGTGGGTAAGACAGCGATTGCCGAAGGTATAGCTCATCGTATCGTGAACGGAGATGTGCCCGAAAATTTGAAGTCGAAGATCATTTATGCGCTGGATATGGGCTTATTGATAGCCGGCGCTAAATATAAAGGAGAATTTGAAGAGCGTTTAAAAGGCGTGGTGAAGGAAGTGAGCGGAAGTGACGGTGAGATTATATTGTTTATAGACGAGATTCATACGCTGGTAGGTGCCGGTGGTGGCGATGGGGCTATGGATGCGGCTAACATACTAAAGCCGGCCCTGGCCCGCGGCGAATTGCGTGCGGTAGGTGCTACCACTCTGAACGAGTACCAGAAATTCTTTGAAAAAGATAAAGCGCTGGAACGCCGGTTCCAAAAGGTAATGGTAGATGAGCCTTCGGTAGAAGATGCTATCTCTATTTTAAGAGGCTTAAAAGATAAATATGAGACCCACCACCATGTGCGTATCAAAGACGATGCTATCATAGCTGCGGTAGAATTGTCCAGCAGGTATATTACCGATCGGTTTTTACCCGATAAAGCCATTGACCTGATTGATGAGAGTGCAGCTAAACTTCGGCTTGAAATGAATTCGATGCCTGAAGAGCTGGACCGGCTGGACCGGCAGATCCGCCAGTTGGAAATTGAGCGTGAAGCTATTAAAAGAGAGAATGATGAAGAGAAGCTGAAACAATTAAATACTGAGATAGCCAATCTTTCTGTAGAGCGGGATACGCTAAAAGCCAAGTGGTCGGAAGAAAAGGAATTGGTTGAGCAGATCCAGAATGCCAAAGCAGGCATTGAGAGCTTAAAAGTAGAGGCAGAGCAGGCGGAACGTAACGGCGATTACGGCAAAGTAGCTGAAATACGATATGGTAAGATAAAAGAGGAGGAGGAGCGTATTGCAAAACTCACAAAGGAGTTACAGGAAGATAGCGAAAAGCGATTATTGAAAGAAGAGGTAGATGCAGAGGATATTGCGGAAAGTGTAGCCAAATCAACCGGTATACCTGTGAGTAAGATGATGCAGAGCGATAAAGAAAAGCTGCTGCACCTGGAAGCGCACCTGCATGAGAGAGTAGTAGGACAGGAGGAAGCCATTACGGCTGTGGCGGATGCTATCCGGCGTAGCAGGGCAGGACTAAGTGATCCTAAAAAACCGATCGGTTCGTTTATTTTCCTGGGTACAACAGGTGTAGGTAAGACGGAACTGGCAAAGGCGCTGGCTGAGTACCTGTTTGATGATGAGGGCATGATGACCCGTATTGATATGAGCGAATACCAGGAAAAGCATACAGTAAGCAGACTGGTAGGCGCACCTCCCGGCTACGTAGGGTATGATGAAGGTGGACAACTTACTGAAGCCGTGCGTCGCAAACCTTACAGTGTTGTGCTTTTAGATGAGATTGAAAAAGCACATCCGGATGTATGGAACGTTTTGTTGCAGGTATTGGATGATGGCAGGCTAACAGACAATAAGGGTCGCGTAGTGAACTTTAAGAATACAATTATTATAATGACCAGCAATATAGGCAGTCATCTGATACAGGAAGCTTTTGAAGGTGTTTCAGAGAAAAATCTTGAGGAAGTTACCGAAAAAGCAAAGGTGCAGGTAATGAGTTTGCTGAGGGAAACCGTAAGACCTGAATTTCTAAACCGGGTAGATGAGATCATTATGTTTCAGCCTTTACTTAAAAAAGACATTATAGGTATTATCAAGATACAGTTAGAGGGTTTAAAAAGACAGGTGTTGCAAAACAGCGGCTTACAATTGCATTTTAGTGATTATGCGCTCGACTTTTTAGCTGAACAGGGATTTGATCCACAATTTGGAGCCCGGCCGTTAAAAAGGCTGATCCAGAAGGAAATTGTAAACCAGTTAAGTAAACGGATCCTCTCAGGCGATGTAGATCGAAATACGCCCATTTTGATAGATGTATTCGATAACACGGTCGTCTTCCGCAATGAAACGCATGAAAGTAAAACGGTGTAA
- a CDS encoding IMPACT family protein: MQVPHYFNTINTTGAAEFKDKGSRFIAVAYPVKTIADCKQKLLDIKKEYPKASHYCFAYRLGLDNNQYRVSDDGEPSGSAGRPILGQIDSRGVTDILIVVVRYFGGTLLGVPGLINAYKSAAAMALQVTPLIRKPVLVSYHLQFDYTQMNDIMTTVKQFECEVIKQELQLFCVMDIAIPQYRLAETLMKLGDIRDIAIQPIQK, encoded by the coding sequence ATGCAGGTACCGCATTACTTTAATACAATCAATACAACAGGTGCTGCTGAATTTAAAGACAAGGGAAGTCGTTTTATTGCGGTAGCTTACCCGGTTAAAACCATCGCCGACTGCAAACAAAAGCTACTGGATATTAAAAAGGAATACCCCAAAGCAAGCCATTATTGCTTTGCCTATCGTTTGGGGCTCGATAATAATCAATACAGGGTAAGCGATGACGGAGAACCTTCAGGTTCTGCAGGAAGACCTATCCTGGGCCAGATTGATAGTCGCGGCGTTACTGATATACTTATTGTAGTAGTTCGATATTTTGGCGGAACCTTATTGGGTGTGCCCGGCCTGATTAATGCGTATAAATCCGCGGCAGCTATGGCGTTGCAGGTTACACCATTGATCAGGAAGCCGGTATTGGTTTCTTACCACCTGCAGTTCGACTATACCCAAATGAATGATATTATGACCACCGTCAAACAATTTGAATGTGAAGTAATAAAGCAGGAACTGCAGCTATTTTGTGTGATGGATATTGCAATTCCTCAATACCGCCTGGCAGAAACATTAATGAAGCTGGGAGATATTCGCGATATTGCCATTCAACCTATACAGAAGTAG
- the ribD gene encoding bifunctional diaminohydroxyphosphoribosylaminopyrimidine deaminase/5-amino-6-(5-phosphoribosylamino)uracil reductase RibD yields the protein MDVNSFTFAKMYEQAHEVYMRRCLQLARLAAGHVAPNPMVGAVLVHKGQVIAEGYHQQYGGPHAEVHCIQDALQNHPDKIPLSTLYVSLEPCAHFGKTPPCADLIIRHQIPKVVIGCRDSFEKVDGKGIAKLKAAGIEVIVGVLEKEAIALNKAFFTFHQLTRPYITLKWAQTANGYISEEGKTRLMISNDYTNRLVHSWRTEHAAIMVGANTAIADDPLLDNRNWMGPAPKKIVFDPNLKVPVSLRLFNTTAVVIILNTIKDAVAGNIIYLKMDKNSMIPDGLRQLHQLNIQSVLVEGGAFLHQSFIKAGMWDEARVITNKELLVSKGVTAPMLSEQVKLKATVLQNDEIIYFKNQNNSFVHAGTALL from the coding sequence ATGGATGTTAATTCATTTACATTTGCAAAAATGTACGAACAGGCACATGAGGTTTATATGCGGCGTTGTCTGCAACTGGCAAGATTAGCCGCGGGGCATGTGGCGCCTAACCCGATGGTAGGTGCAGTGCTGGTGCATAAAGGACAAGTGATAGCTGAGGGATATCATCAGCAGTACGGCGGCCCGCATGCTGAAGTACATTGTATACAGGACGCCTTGCAAAATCATCCGGATAAAATTCCTTTATCTACTTTATATGTTTCGCTCGAGCCCTGCGCCCATTTCGGTAAAACGCCGCCCTGCGCCGATCTGATCATCCGGCATCAAATACCTAAAGTAGTTATTGGCTGCAGAGATAGTTTTGAAAAGGTAGACGGAAAGGGGATCGCGAAACTCAAAGCTGCAGGTATCGAAGTAATAGTGGGCGTTTTGGAAAAAGAGGCCATCGCCTTAAATAAAGCCTTTTTTACATTTCACCAGTTAACTCGTCCTTATATTACCTTGAAATGGGCCCAAACAGCAAACGGGTATATTTCTGAAGAAGGTAAAACCAGGCTGATGATCAGTAATGATTATACCAATCGCCTGGTGCACAGCTGGCGAACTGAGCACGCTGCTATTATGGTAGGAGCCAATACTGCCATAGCGGATGATCCGCTGCTGGACAACCGCAACTGGATGGGACCTGCTCCGAAGAAAATAGTATTTGATCCCAATCTAAAGGTGCCGGTAAGTCTTCGTCTTTTTAATACAACAGCGGTTGTGATCATTTTGAATACTATTAAGGATGCGGTTGCGGGAAATATTATCTATTTAAAAATGGATAAAAATAGCATGATACCGGATGGTCTGCGCCAGTTACACCAATTAAACATACAAAGTGTATTAGTTGAAGGAGGCGCTTTCCTGCACCAGTCTTTTATAAAAGCCGGTATGTGGGATGAAGCCCGTGTAATTACTAATAAGGAACTGCTGGTAAGTAAAGGTGTGACTGCACCCATGCTTTCAGAACAGGTAAAGCTAAAAGCAACAGTATTGCAAAACGACGAAATTATATATTTTAAAAACCAAAATAACTCATTTGTTCATGCAGGTACCGCATTACTTTAA
- the prmC gene encoding peptide chain release factor N(5)-glutamine methyltransferase, with the protein MSLQKLKAVFIEKLKGIYPADEAGNLFNLAIENLTGINLRNNSTATFAPDGCFMKMWDAIEKRLQQSEPIQYILNEAWFYDIPFYVNQSVLIPRPETEELVDWIIKDHKEKHDLSILDIGTGSGCIPVILKRKIPQSRVSSCDISNEALLVAQKNARKHKTEINFIQSDFLNKNNWSSFSATDIIVSNPPYIPQQEKSLMHDNVLAHEPHLALFVEDSNPLIFYAAIAEAGKTLLKDNGTIYVEIFEGLGKETQLLFENQGFNPVLKKDMQGKDRFVKARK; encoded by the coding sequence ATGTCGCTACAAAAATTAAAAGCAGTTTTTATTGAAAAATTAAAAGGTATTTACCCGGCGGACGAAGCCGGCAACCTGTTTAACCTGGCCATTGAAAACCTGACGGGAATTAATCTCCGGAATAATAGTACGGCAACATTTGCTCCCGACGGATGCTTTATGAAAATGTGGGATGCGATTGAAAAGCGACTACAGCAATCAGAACCGATACAATATATCTTAAATGAAGCCTGGTTCTATGACATTCCATTTTACGTCAATCAATCAGTATTAATTCCCCGCCCCGAAACAGAGGAACTGGTGGATTGGATTATAAAGGATCATAAAGAAAAACATGACCTGTCCATTTTAGACATTGGCACGGGAAGCGGCTGTATTCCTGTTATATTAAAAAGAAAAATACCACAATCCCGGGTAAGCTCCTGCGATATCAGCAACGAAGCCCTGCTGGTGGCTCAGAAAAATGCCCGTAAACATAAAACCGAAATCAATTTTATACAAAGCGATTTTTTAAATAAAAACAACTGGTCCTCCTTCTCAGCAACAGATATTATAGTAAGCAACCCCCCCTATATTCCGCAACAGGAAAAAAGCCTGATGCACGACAATGTTTTAGCCCACGAGCCTCACCTGGCACTTTTTGTAGAAGACAGTAACCCGCTTATTTTTTATGCAGCCATTGCAGAAGCAGGTAAAACATTATTGAAAGATAACGGAACGATTTACGTTGAGATATTTGAAGGACTGGGTAAGGAAACGCAGTTGTTGTTCGAAAACCAGGGTTTTAATCCTGTTTTAAAAAAGGACATGCAGGGCAAAGACCGCTTTGTTAAGGCCCGGAAATAA
- a CDS encoding flippase has translation MGSKSYWIKNGLLNLLQNMSGVLFGFVNFFILVRILSKEDYGLWIIFMSFTGIVEFAKNGLTQEASIKYLAAADEENRKKIITASFAINCLFSFIAILLTLIFAPFLGKLWHSEKIVPILNLYVIVFFVSSILNQLNCIEQARLQFRGVFFATVARQFFFFIFIVFCFLTNFKITLISLTVGLIVVTMIATAVAFLFTRKAIQYSKKLDFAWVKKIVNFGKYSFGVSLSSILSGSIDQMMLGSMLSTSASGSFNVAVRITNLTDIPVNSMANVVFPQSSLRVEKEGPGALKYLYEKSIGVILSILVPAMLFVYILSDYIIIFIAGENYQDAIPLLHVTLLLCIFSPYSRQAGTILAAASKTKINFYIIIMNTVLLITLNYFLIQEFGVMGAAYASFICTAIMFVITQIILKRHFGINALAPWKYALHFYPEFYHKYLKKESRS, from the coding sequence ATGGGTTCAAAGAGTTATTGGATAAAAAATGGCTTACTTAACTTGCTCCAAAACATGAGCGGCGTGTTATTCGGATTCGTAAATTTTTTTATTCTGGTTCGTATCCTTTCAAAAGAAGATTATGGCCTTTGGATTATTTTCATGAGTTTCACCGGTATCGTTGAGTTTGCAAAAAACGGGCTGACGCAGGAAGCCTCTATAAAATACTTAGCCGCGGCAGACGAAGAGAACAGAAAGAAAATCATTACTGCATCTTTCGCCATTAATTGTTTGTTTTCATTTATCGCAATTCTTCTCACCCTCATCTTCGCTCCTTTCCTGGGAAAACTCTGGCATTCGGAAAAAATAGTACCTATATTAAATTTGTATGTAATTGTATTTTTTGTATCAAGTATTCTCAACCAGCTAAATTGCATAGAGCAGGCACGCTTGCAGTTCAGAGGCGTTTTTTTTGCTACAGTGGCAAGGCAGTTCTTCTTCTTTATTTTTATTGTTTTCTGCTTTCTGACCAATTTTAAAATAACTTTAATATCGCTGACGGTAGGACTTATAGTAGTGACCATGATCGCTACGGCTGTAGCATTTTTATTTACCCGAAAAGCGATTCAGTATTCTAAAAAACTTGACTTCGCCTGGGTTAAAAAAATAGTCAATTTCGGTAAATATTCGTTCGGAGTATCGCTGAGCTCCATTTTATCAGGCTCGATAGACCAAATGATGTTAGGCTCTATGTTATCTACCTCTGCCAGCGGTTCTTTTAATGTGGCTGTTCGCATCACCAATTTGACCGATATACCGGTTAACTCCATGGCCAATGTTGTCTTTCCCCAAAGTTCGTTGAGGGTGGAAAAAGAAGGACCCGGAGCACTCAAGTATTTATACGAAAAGTCGATAGGCGTTATACTGAGCATACTGGTTCCAGCAATGCTTTTCGTATACATACTATCTGACTATATTATTATTTTCATCGCCGGCGAAAATTACCAGGATGCCATTCCGCTGTTACATGTCACATTACTGCTTTGCATCTTTAGCCCTTACAGCAGGCAGGCAGGCACCATACTGGCCGCTGCAAGCAAAACGAAGATTAACTTCTATATTATTATTATGAATACAGTTCTGCTGATTACGTTGAATTATTTTCTCATTCAGGAGTTTGGCGTAATGGGTGCCGCCTATGCTTCCTTTATATGTACCGCTATTATGTTTGTAATTACACAGATCATTCTTAAAAGACATTTTGGAATAAATGCCCTGGCTCCCTGGAAATATGCATTACACTTTTATCCTGAGTTTTATCACAAATACCTGAAAAAAGAAAGTAGATCTTAA
- a CDS encoding glycosyltransferase family 8 protein, giving the protein MNDTIHIVAATDNHYAILLAALVKSVEVNHHTPEPVVFTVIDDGISAGNRKKIAASVQGGRVSINWVNSKNLIPENIQLPLDNSAFPLTTYLRIFGPYAPAEASKVIYLDVDTIVLDDISKLWHTDLNNNLFAAVQDVQETVSCSWAGIPNYKELGIPPETKYFNAGVLLINAKRWRDEQIAGKVIQFLHENRKHINYADQYGLNGVLYNQWLQLDPQWNWFAFKEHQRPALIHFLDIKPIFKNYKSEPLFQKYFFEYLNQTPFKGTKLIAGNRRILKKIRTRIKKALMSLVKK; this is encoded by the coding sequence ATGAACGATACAATACATATAGTTGCCGCAACCGACAATCATTACGCTATACTGTTAGCTGCATTGGTAAAATCAGTAGAGGTCAACCATCATACACCGGAACCGGTTGTTTTTACGGTAATCGATGATGGCATCAGCGCCGGAAATCGCAAAAAAATAGCGGCATCTGTACAGGGTGGGCGCGTTAGCATTAATTGGGTTAACTCAAAAAACCTGATCCCGGAGAATATACAGCTGCCCCTAGACAATTCGGCATTTCCGCTTACAACTTACTTAAGAATATTCGGGCCTTACGCTCCTGCAGAAGCGTCAAAAGTTATTTATCTCGATGTAGATACGATTGTACTCGACGACATTTCAAAACTCTGGCATACTGATCTTAACAATAACTTATTTGCAGCCGTGCAGGATGTTCAGGAGACCGTAAGCTGCTCATGGGCCGGCATACCCAATTACAAGGAACTCGGCATTCCGCCGGAAACGAAATACTTTAATGCAGGCGTTCTTCTGATCAATGCCAAACGCTGGCGCGATGAACAAATTGCCGGTAAAGTAATACAGTTCCTGCACGAAAACAGGAAACATATCAACTACGCAGACCAGTATGGCTTAAATGGAGTGCTTTATAACCAATGGCTTCAGCTCGATCCTCAATGGAACTGGTTTGCCTTTAAAGAACATCAACGACCTGCACTCATACACTTTCTCGACATTAAGCCCATTTTTAAAAACTATAAGTCAGAGCCTTTATTTCAGAAATACTTCTTTGAGTACCTGAATCAAACACCTTTTAAAGGAACAAAGCTAATTGCAGGTAACAGAAGAATCCTTAAAAAAATTCGCACCCGGATTAAAAAAGCGCTTATGTCATTAGTCAAAAAATGA